The Drosophila biarmipes strain raj3 chromosome 2L, RU_DBia_V1.1, whole genome shotgun sequence genome has a window encoding:
- the LOC108027926 gene encoding sialin has protein sequence MPDEVPAKGSILGKLVPARYVLAILGSIGMAIVYGLKVNLSVAMVAMLNHTAIKANGLGGGHGADVVTLSNDSSLVEECLPPGGASVANSTAKVEEGPFVWSEPLQGTLLSCYFWGYLVSQIPLAHVAENFSAKWVMLFSVAINVVCTLLTPVFTELHYGGLILMRVLEGVGGGASFPAMHVMIAAWAPPTERMVMSTIIYVGTSAGTALSILLAGVISANMGWESVFYVMGGLSCIWMVLWIILVQDNANKQRFISPEERQMINSSLGTETKSNHHPSVPWTKILGSVPFWAILIAHTCSNFGWYMFLIEIPFYMKQVLKFNVASNAALSALPYFPMIIFSICLGKLLDSLQAKGKISTTFARKAATSICTLIPGACLLVLCYIGCRHYEAVTVMSVGIVAMGSMFSGFLSNHIDIAPNFAGTLVALTNTAATLPGIVVPLFVGFVTKGNQNIGAWRIIFGVTIVLFAIEFLVFVFLGSGTEQSWNKSGAPKDVEVKDEKTPLKELPQKP, from the exons AACTTGTGCCCGCCCGCTATGTGTTGGCTATCCTGGGATCCATCGGCATGGCCATTGTCTACGGACTCAAGGTTAATCTCAGTGTAGCCATGGTGGCTATGCTGAATCACACGGCAATCAAGGCAAACGGCCTTGGTGGTGGACATGGTGCTGACGTAGTGACCCTCTCGAACGACTCCTCCCTGGTGGAGGAGTGCCTCCCGCCGGGAGGTGCGAGCGTTGCCAATTCGACGGCCAAGGTGGAGGAAGGACCCTTCGTGTGGAGCGAGCCCCTGCAGGGAACCCTGTTGAGTTGCTATTTCTGGGGCTATTTAGTCTCACAGATTCCCCTGGCCCACGTGGCCGAGAACTTCTCCGCCAAATGGGTGATGCTCTTCTCGGTGGCCATCAATGTGGTGTGCACACTATTGACTCCGGTGTTCACTGAATTGCATTACGGCGGCTTGATCCTGATGCGAGTCCTCGAGGGCGTCGGTGGCGGAGCCTCTTTTCCGGCCATGCACGTGATGATCGCCGCCTGGGCTCCGCCCACCGAGCGCATGGTCATGTCCACCATCATCTATGTGGGCACGTCAGCGGGCACTGCGCTCTCCATCCTTCTGGCCGGAGTTATCTCCGCCAATATGGGCTGGGAATCGGTGTTCTATGTGATGGGTGGCCTCAGCTGCATCTGGATGGTACTGTGGATCATCTTGGTCCAGGACAATGCCAACAAGCAGCGCTTCATCAGCCCCGAGGAGCGGCAAATGATCAACAGCTCGCTGGGCACCGAGACGAAGTCGAACCATCATCCTTCGGTTCCGTGGACCAAGATCCTTGGCTCCGTTCCCTTCTGGGCCATCCTGATCGCCCACACGTGCAGCAACTTCGGCTGGTACATGTTCCTCATCGAGATCCCCTTCTACATGAAGCAGGTGCTCAAGTTCAACGTGGCCAGCAATGCGGCTCTCAGTGCGCTGCCCTACTTCCCCATGATCATCTTCAGCATTTGCCTCGGAAAGCTCCTGGACAGTCTGCAGGCTAAGG GTAAAATCAGCACCACCTTTGCCCGCAAGGCGGCCACCTCCATCTGCACCCTGATCCCTGGAGCTTGTCTGCTGGTCCTCTGCTACATTGGATGCCGCCACTACGAGGCTGTGACCGTCATGTCCGTTGGCATTGTTGCCATGGGCTCTATGTTCTCCGGCTTCCTGTCCAATCACATCGACATTGCCCCCAACTTCGCCGGCACCCTGGTGGCGCTGACCAACACGGCGGCCACGTTGCCTGGCATCGTAGTGCCCCTTTTCGTGGGATTCGTCACGAAGGGAAAT CAAAACATTGGAGCCTGGCGCATCATCTTCGGAGTGACCATTGTCCTGTTCGCCATCGAGTTCCTCGTGTTTGTGTTCCTGGGCTCCGGTACCGAGCAGTCGTGGAACAAGTCTGGAGCCCCCAAGGATGTCGAGGTCAAGGACGAGAAGACTCCGTTGAAGGAGCTGCCCCAAAAGCCCTAA